Proteins encoded in a region of the Triticum dicoccoides isolate Atlit2015 ecotype Zavitan chromosome 3A, WEW_v2.0, whole genome shotgun sequence genome:
- the LOC119270319 gene encoding uncharacterized protein LOC119270319 isoform X1, with translation MGREKLHEQPSGRLIESLKMERVRTILTHGYPYRHEHSTHFIIRKTIKPNYSNFSRWYVAWIFLAALYHLPSFQSMGLDLMMNHSLLLAIYVSSLVFFIIFRVIFLGLWYLGLVSRIAEKQQVMLTIIQNCAVISTACCVFYSHCGSRTLSRDKSIDRRTANWVAFSLWRKQNEDNTLISKLLRMHKFNDQICPSWFAPVRSASDYPPSVRACISLLFIYCSIFILVCLLQLASNGSEHSNIISPVYSFWAIFIGLCMANYVVEWSTGWALTHPLPISEYENLKKLLKPDFEDTVRQYSATSTDLLKTVFNLMISVTLFVGRFDMRMMQAAMNKGPDESKSGDLLYDHLDGKDELSFDIIADAGDCGNSTYAIAPLLAQRSLVVKSDDSRLIFPGGELLLIDIQIHAHLHMSSIVSALLSMLSSLLLGIRLNT, from the exons ATGGGAAGAGAAAAGCTCCATGAGCAGCCCTCCGGTCGTCTGATTGAATCCCTTAAAATGGAGAGGGTTAGGACCATTCTGACTCATGGATACCCATACCGACATGAGCACTCGACACATTTCATCATTAGGAAGACTATCAAGCCAAACTATTCAAACTTTAGTCGTTG GTACGTTGCATGGATATTCTTGGCAGCATTATACCATCTCCCTAGTTTTCAGTCAATGGGGTTGGATTTGATGATGAATCATTCCCTGCTCCTCGCTATTTATGTTTCCTCTCTAGTTTTCTTTATCATCTTCCGCGTCATATTTCTTGGACTCTGGTATTTGGGTCTTGTTTCTCGCATAGCAGAGAAACAGCAAGTGATGCTTACTATAATCCAAAATTGTGCA GTGATAAGTACAGCTTGCTGCGTGTTCTACAGTCACTGTGGTAGCAGAACTCTTTCGAGGGACAAATCCATTGATCGTAGAACTGCTAACTGGGTTGCATTTTCTCTGTGGAGAAAGCAAAATGAGGACAATACACTGATTTCAAAGCTATTGCGTATGCATAAGTTTAATGACCAGATTTGCCCATCCTGGTTTGCTCCGGTTCGCTCTGCCAGTGATTACCCACCTTCTGTTCGTGCTTGCATATCTCTTCTGTTTATTTACTGTTCTATTTTTATCTTGGTATGTTTGCTCCAATTAGCTTCCAATGGATCCGAACACTCCAACATCATTTCACCTGTCTACTCTTTCTGGGCTATATTCATTGGACTTTGCATGGCTAATTATGTCGTGGAGTGGTCAACTGG ATGGGCTCTAACTCATCCTTTACCAATTTCGGAGTATGAGAATCTGAAGAAACTGTTGAAACCTGATTTTGAGGACACGGTTCGTCAGTATTCTGC GACCTCAACAGATTTGCTTAAAACTGTTTTCAACCTCATGATATCAGTCACACTTTTTGTTGGTCGATTTGACATGCGTATGATGCAG GCTGCTATGAACAAAGGTCCAGACGAATCTAAGAGCGGCGACCTTTTATACGATCATCTTGATGGAAAAGACGAACTTTCATTTGACATCATTGCAGATGCCGGCGATTGTGGCAACTCTACATATGCCATAGCACCCTTACTTGCTCAACGTTCTTTAGTCGTAAAATCTGATGATTCCAGGCTTATATTTCCCGGTGGAGAACTACTACTTATTG
- the LOC119270319 gene encoding uncharacterized protein LOC119270319 isoform X2 produces the protein MGREKLHEQPSGRLIESLKMERVRTILTHGYPYRHEHSTHFIIRKTIKPNYSNFSRWYVAWIFLAALYHLPSFQSMGLDLMMNHSLLLAIYVSSLVFFIIFRVIFLGLWYLGLVSRIAEKQQVMLTIIQNCAVISTACCVFYSHCGSRTLSRDKSIDRRTANWVAFSLWRKQNEDNTLISKLLRMHKFNDQICPSWFAPVRSASDYPPSVRACISLLFIYCSIFILVCLLQLASNGSEHSNIISPVYSFWAIFIGLCMANYVVEWSTGWALTHPLPISEYENLKKLLKPDFEDTVRQYSATSTDLLKTVFNLMISVTLFVGRFDMRMMQAAMNKGPDESKSGDLLYDHLDGKDELSFDIIADAGDCGNSTYAIAPLLAQRSLVVKSDDSRLIFPGGELLLIGGNLISKSMLIYI, from the exons ATGGGAAGAGAAAAGCTCCATGAGCAGCCCTCCGGTCGTCTGATTGAATCCCTTAAAATGGAGAGGGTTAGGACCATTCTGACTCATGGATACCCATACCGACATGAGCACTCGACACATTTCATCATTAGGAAGACTATCAAGCCAAACTATTCAAACTTTAGTCGTTG GTACGTTGCATGGATATTCTTGGCAGCATTATACCATCTCCCTAGTTTTCAGTCAATGGGGTTGGATTTGATGATGAATCATTCCCTGCTCCTCGCTATTTATGTTTCCTCTCTAGTTTTCTTTATCATCTTCCGCGTCATATTTCTTGGACTCTGGTATTTGGGTCTTGTTTCTCGCATAGCAGAGAAACAGCAAGTGATGCTTACTATAATCCAAAATTGTGCA GTGATAAGTACAGCTTGCTGCGTGTTCTACAGTCACTGTGGTAGCAGAACTCTTTCGAGGGACAAATCCATTGATCGTAGAACTGCTAACTGGGTTGCATTTTCTCTGTGGAGAAAGCAAAATGAGGACAATACACTGATTTCAAAGCTATTGCGTATGCATAAGTTTAATGACCAGATTTGCCCATCCTGGTTTGCTCCGGTTCGCTCTGCCAGTGATTACCCACCTTCTGTTCGTGCTTGCATATCTCTTCTGTTTATTTACTGTTCTATTTTTATCTTGGTATGTTTGCTCCAATTAGCTTCCAATGGATCCGAACACTCCAACATCATTTCACCTGTCTACTCTTTCTGGGCTATATTCATTGGACTTTGCATGGCTAATTATGTCGTGGAGTGGTCAACTGG ATGGGCTCTAACTCATCCTTTACCAATTTCGGAGTATGAGAATCTGAAGAAACTGTTGAAACCTGATTTTGAGGACACGGTTCGTCAGTATTCTGC GACCTCAACAGATTTGCTTAAAACTGTTTTCAACCTCATGATATCAGTCACACTTTTTGTTGGTCGATTTGACATGCGTATGATGCAG GCTGCTATGAACAAAGGTCCAGACGAATCTAAGAGCGGCGACCTTTTATACGATCATCTTGATGGAAAAGACGAACTTTCATTTGACATCATTGCAGATGCCGGCGATTGTGGCAACTCTACATATGCCATAGCACCCTTACTTGCTCAACGTTCTTTAGTCGTAAAATCTGATGATTCCAGGCTTATATTTCCCGGTGGAGAACTACTACTTATTGGTGGAAACCTC
- the LOC119270319 gene encoding uncharacterized protein LOC119270319 isoform X3 codes for MGREKLHEQPSGRLIESLKMERVRTILTHGYPYRHEHSTHFIIRKTIKPNYSNFSRWYVAWIFLAALYHLPSFQSMGLDLMMNHSLLLAIYVSSLVFFIIFRVIFLGLWYLGLVSRIAEKQQVMLTIIQNCAVISTACCVFYSHCGSRTLSRDKSIDRRTANWVAFSLWRKQNEDNTLISKLLRMHKFNDQICPSWFAPLASNGSEHSNIISPVYSFWAIFIGLCMANYVVEWSTGWALTHPLPISEYENLKKLLKPDFEDTVRQYSATSTDLLKTVFNLMISVTLFVGRFDMRMMQAAMNKGPDESKSGDLLYDHLDGKDELSFDIIADAGDCGNSTYAIAPLLAQRSLVVKSDDSRLIFPGGELLLIDIQIHAHLHMSSIVSALLSMLSSLLLGIRLNT; via the exons ATGGGAAGAGAAAAGCTCCATGAGCAGCCCTCCGGTCGTCTGATTGAATCCCTTAAAATGGAGAGGGTTAGGACCATTCTGACTCATGGATACCCATACCGACATGAGCACTCGACACATTTCATCATTAGGAAGACTATCAAGCCAAACTATTCAAACTTTAGTCGTTG GTACGTTGCATGGATATTCTTGGCAGCATTATACCATCTCCCTAGTTTTCAGTCAATGGGGTTGGATTTGATGATGAATCATTCCCTGCTCCTCGCTATTTATGTTTCCTCTCTAGTTTTCTTTATCATCTTCCGCGTCATATTTCTTGGACTCTGGTATTTGGGTCTTGTTTCTCGCATAGCAGAGAAACAGCAAGTGATGCTTACTATAATCCAAAATTGTGCA GTGATAAGTACAGCTTGCTGCGTGTTCTACAGTCACTGTGGTAGCAGAACTCTTTCGAGGGACAAATCCATTGATCGTAGAACTGCTAACTGGGTTGCATTTTCTCTGTGGAGAAAGCAAAATGAGGACAATACACTGATTTCAAAGCTATTGCGTATGCATAAGTTTAATGACCAGATTTGCCCATCCTGGTTTGCTCCG TTAGCTTCCAATGGATCCGAACACTCCAACATCATTTCACCTGTCTACTCTTTCTGGGCTATATTCATTGGACTTTGCATGGCTAATTATGTCGTGGAGTGGTCAACTGG ATGGGCTCTAACTCATCCTTTACCAATTTCGGAGTATGAGAATCTGAAGAAACTGTTGAAACCTGATTTTGAGGACACGGTTCGTCAGTATTCTGC GACCTCAACAGATTTGCTTAAAACTGTTTTCAACCTCATGATATCAGTCACACTTTTTGTTGGTCGATTTGACATGCGTATGATGCAG GCTGCTATGAACAAAGGTCCAGACGAATCTAAGAGCGGCGACCTTTTATACGATCATCTTGATGGAAAAGACGAACTTTCATTTGACATCATTGCAGATGCCGGCGATTGTGGCAACTCTACATATGCCATAGCACCCTTACTTGCTCAACGTTCTTTAGTCGTAAAATCTGATGATTCCAGGCTTATATTTCCCGGTGGAGAACTACTACTTATTG